In one Komagataeibacter sp. FNDCR2 genomic region, the following are encoded:
- a CDS encoding glycosyltransferase family 1 protein, protein MSPAIYVNGRFMTQPLSGVQRFALEISHALARITRARGEPPPVMLTPAAPLTESATPDLPRRVVGRWHGQIWEQLELPRAARDGVLLNLGNTAPLWGGRRIVIIHDAGIFSQPGSYSWKFRLWYRLLHTLLRHTRAQLVTVSEFSRMELSRYLRIPAGRIAVMSEGAEHITRVPADTTILARHGLSAGHFVLAVGNLAPHKNLARLDALARVLALRGIPLVISGSVNTTIFNASGMQSLPRPATYVGRVSDQELRALYGAAACFVFPSLYEGFGLPPMEAMACGCPVVVADIPVLHEICGPAALYADPLDPEAIARGVTYLLDTPPRAEEMRAAGLARAAAFTWDRAAQSLLEIARSITP, encoded by the coding sequence GTGAGCCCAGCCATCTATGTCAACGGACGCTTCATGACCCAGCCGCTAAGCGGAGTGCAGCGTTTCGCCCTTGAAATCAGCCATGCGCTGGCCCGCATCACGCGCGCGCGGGGGGAGCCGCCGCCGGTCATGCTCACCCCGGCGGCCCCCCTTACCGAAAGTGCCACGCCGGACCTGCCCCGGCGCGTGGTGGGCCGCTGGCACGGGCAGATATGGGAACAGCTTGAACTGCCACGGGCCGCGCGGGATGGCGTCCTGCTCAATCTTGGCAACACCGCCCCGCTATGGGGGGGGCGGCGGATCGTGATCATCCATGACGCGGGCATTTTCAGCCAGCCGGGTTCCTATTCATGGAAATTCCGGCTGTGGTACCGGCTTTTGCATACCCTGCTGCGCCATACCCGCGCGCAACTGGTTACGGTGTCCGAATTCTCGCGCATGGAACTGTCCAGGTACCTGCGCATTCCCGCCGGGCGCATCGCGGTCATGAGCGAAGGGGCCGAACATATCACGCGCGTCCCCGCCGATACGACAATCCTGGCACGCCATGGGCTGAGCGCGGGGCACTTCGTGCTGGCGGTGGGCAATCTGGCGCCACACAAGAACCTGGCCCGGCTGGATGCGCTGGCGCGCGTGCTGGCGCTGCGGGGCATTCCGCTTGTGATCAGCGGCAGTGTGAATACCACCATATTCAACGCCAGCGGCATGCAGTCCCTGCCCAGGCCCGCCACCTATGTAGGGCGTGTCAGCGATCAGGAACTGCGCGCGCTGTACGGGGCCGCCGCCTGTTTCGTGTTTCCATCCCTGTACGAAGGATTTGGCCTGCCGCCCATGGAGGCCATGGCCTGCGGCTGCCCGGTGGTGGTGGCCGACATTCCCGTCCTGCACGAAATATGCGGCCCGGCGGCGCTATATGCCGACCCCCTTGACCCCGAAGCCATCGCGCGCGGCGTGACGTACCTGCTCGATACCCCCCCCAGGGCGGAGGAGATGCGGGCGGCCGGTCTGGCGCGGGCCGCCGCCTTTACATGGGACCGGGCGGCACAGTCCCTGCTGGAAATCGCGAGGAGCATAACCCCATGA
- a CDS encoding AAA family ATPase, with the protein MHAFSVMNRHRLAIALVTLAVALPAGAGIFSLKPYYNASSILIVGTRQAPFRDLQATVASPEVDTVAVNSEVSILRSPAIARAVVQKLDLVNNPEVRQTLDSVSFVKRIMDVATSFFVTPAPQIPMTQNDRIQATATLLDHWVTILNDGRSYIITITASTSDALTSARIANAYADVYLDFKRHMKISATWQANAMLDEQIVPLRERLRKAEQAVQAFREKNGLIAAELERAPGANANNTDNGGTTVTDQQLTQMNHQLTIARADLESRRARYAEVRTAISNGSLDSIPDAVSSPLIQQLQAQEAQISSRAASLSQTVMDGNPDLQAERAAAAQVRRRIAAEVHRIASSAAKELSSSEAQVTALSAAVNRLQGQVTAENEADVTLRQLQSEATAARTVYQDYLGRFAQTSTQAELQVAEADLISRADTPLSPYGPPRKQYMAIAVIFALLIGAGSALVIDRMHKGVRSTAELDAIPGLFALGLVPAFAGPLRRQYVSRERSAYLETVESIRSVLSFGHSRFRAKVVLVTSAEQDEGKTTFALSLAANTARCGQRALVIDCDMRNPSAMRVMGGISVLHNSQMPVDALLAGLERDVLPGVDILTPEGMLHRGGGAMLLPEELGQILSHVRSQYDMIILDTPPALAFPDAAVLSRQTDGVVMVVKWGRTSPSTLVQAMRALRTYDARTLGAVLTQAPPNSLGEAEKHPFRIYSHYGLLPPG; encoded by the coding sequence TTGCATGCCTTCAGCGTCATGAACCGGCACCGCCTTGCCATTGCACTTGTCACGCTGGCGGTCGCCCTTCCGGCGGGGGCGGGAATCTTTTCGCTCAAACCTTATTACAACGCGTCCTCCATCCTGATCGTCGGCACGCGGCAGGCTCCGTTCCGTGACCTTCAGGCCACCGTCGCCTCGCCCGAGGTGGACACCGTGGCGGTCAACAGCGAAGTCAGCATCCTGCGCAGCCCCGCCATCGCCCGGGCCGTGGTGCAGAAACTGGATCTGGTCAACAACCCCGAAGTGCGCCAGACGCTGGATTCCGTATCCTTCGTCAAGCGTATCATGGATGTGGCAACCAGCTTTTTCGTCACCCCCGCGCCCCAGATACCCATGACGCAGAACGACCGCATCCAGGCCACCGCCACGCTGCTGGATCACTGGGTCACGATCCTGAATGACGGACGCTCCTATATCATCACCATCACCGCCAGCACGAGCGATGCGCTCACCAGCGCGCGGATCGCCAATGCCTATGCTGATGTCTATCTGGACTTCAAGCGCCACATGAAAATATCGGCCACATGGCAGGCCAACGCCATGCTGGATGAGCAGATCGTGCCGCTGCGCGAGCGCCTGCGCAAGGCGGAACAGGCGGTGCAGGCCTTTCGGGAAAAGAACGGCCTGATCGCCGCCGAACTGGAGCGCGCACCGGGCGCCAACGCCAATAATACCGATAATGGCGGCACAACGGTCACCGACCAGCAACTGACCCAGATGAACCACCAGCTTACCATAGCGCGCGCCGATCTGGAATCGCGCCGGGCGCGCTATGCCGAAGTGCGCACCGCCATAAGCAACGGCAGCCTTGACAGTATTCCCGATGCCGTCTCGTCCCCCCTGATCCAGCAGCTTCAGGCGCAGGAGGCGCAGATCAGCAGCCGCGCGGCAAGCCTGAGCCAGACGGTGATGGACGGCAACCCCGACCTTCAGGCCGAACGCGCGGCGGCGGCCCAGGTCCGCCGTCGCATCGCGGCCGAGGTCCACCGTATCGCCAGCAGCGCCGCCAAGGAACTGTCCAGTTCCGAGGCGCAGGTCACCGCGCTGTCGGCGGCCGTCAACCGGCTTCAGGGCCAGGTCACAGCCGAGAACGAAGCGGACGTGACCCTGCGCCAGTTGCAAAGCGAGGCCACGGCGGCGCGTACCGTCTATCAGGATTATCTGGGCCGCTTTGCCCAGACCTCCACGCAGGCGGAACTTCAAGTGGCCGAAGCCGACCTGATTTCGCGCGCGGACACGCCGCTCAGCCCGTATGGGCCGCCGCGCAAGCAGTACATGGCCATCGCGGTCATTTTTGCCCTGCTGATCGGCGCGGGGTCCGCGCTGGTGATCGACCGCATGCACAAGGGGGTCAGAAGCACGGCGGAGCTGGACGCCATTCCGGGGCTTTTCGCGCTTGGGCTCGTGCCCGCCTTTGCCGGGCCGCTGCGCCGCCAGTATGTCAGCCGGGAGCGTTCGGCTTATCTGGAAACCGTGGAATCCATCCGCAGCGTCCTGTCATTCGGCCATAGCCGTTTCCGCGCCAAGGTGGTGCTGGTCACATCGGCCGAGCAGGACGAGGGCAAAACCACTTTCGCCCTTTCGCTCGCCGCCAATACCGCGCGCTGCGGGCAACGCGCGCTGGTGATCGACTGCGACATGCGCAACCCGTCGGCCATGCGGGTGATGGGGGGGATCAGCGTGCTCCATAACAGCCAGATGCCGGTGGATGCGCTACTGGCCGGGCTGGAGCGCGACGTGCTGCCCGGCGTGGATATCCTCACGCCCGAGGGGATGCTGCACCGTGGCGGGGGCGCCATGCTGCTGCCCGAGGAGCTGGGGCAGATCCTGTCCCATGTCCGTTCACAGTATGACATGATCATACTTGATACGCCCCCCGCCCTTGCCTTTCCCGACGCCGCCGTCCTGTCACGGCAGACGGATGGCGTGGTCATGGTGGTCAAGTGGGGGCGGACCTCGCCTTCCACGCTGGTGCAGGCGATGCGCGCGCTGCGCACCTATGACGCGCGCACGCTGGGGGCGGTGCTGACACAGGCCCCGCCGAACAGCCTGGGTGAGGCGGAAAAACATCCGTTCCGCATCTACAGCCATTACGGACTGCTGCCCCCCGGATGA
- a CDS encoding exopolysaccharide biosynthesis polyprenyl glycosylphosphotransferase, translating to MDAHVSHAAVGSATTAFGLDSESLFEAEDVALPTTRLRHPHLSCATALIATDCTAFTFSLGVEEMFFGKNIYYMDGGFFISCSLFFILVSYFAYRRHYTDRLPFWNESAQVVGAAIMAALASVVLSWGSMPVLLALLPFGVFPLIDITLRQTIKRPLHWMGLWRIPVLLAGEPEACARAIEIFSSERFPGLRSVGCVSSSRLLGMSGAQQHRRLLARHGAVRLLLVLDTYDQHGQAVIEHVTRTRLPFTLMPAMGGLPLDHGCQSYFSHDGVMMSFRNRLDHPLHRAGKVALDLFVASLVLLAILPVLAVVYALVRLDGGPAIFGHMRIGRDGRPFRCLKFRTMAVNADAILADLLAHDPQAAAEWEATRKLTDDPRITPIGRLLRKTSLDELPQVLNVLRLEMSLVGPRPIVMAEEVHYGKDMAYYTATRPGITGLWQVSGRSDTSYTRRVQLDNWYVRNWSLWRDVVILVKTIPAVLAQKGAR from the coding sequence ATGGATGCTCATGTTTCCCATGCGGCAGTCGGGTCCGCCACGACGGCATTCGGCCTGGACAGTGAATCCCTGTTTGAGGCCGAGGATGTTGCCCTTCCTACAACCAGGCTTCGCCATCCCCATCTTTCGTGCGCCACGGCGCTGATCGCGACGGACTGCACGGCTTTCACCTTTTCACTGGGGGTGGAAGAAATGTTTTTTGGAAAAAACATTTATTACATGGATGGCGGATTTTTCATCTCCTGCTCCCTGTTTTTTATTTTGGTAAGCTATTTTGCATACCGGCGCCACTATACCGACCGCCTGCCCTTCTGGAACGAATCGGCACAGGTTGTCGGCGCGGCGATCATGGCGGCACTCGCCTCCGTCGTGCTGTCATGGGGCAGCATGCCCGTATTGCTGGCGCTGCTGCCATTTGGCGTGTTCCCGCTCATCGACATTACGCTGCGGCAGACCATAAAAAGACCCCTGCACTGGATGGGGCTGTGGCGTATTCCCGTTCTTCTGGCCGGTGAGCCGGAAGCCTGCGCGCGCGCCATAGAAATCTTTTCCAGCGAGCGCTTTCCCGGCCTGCGTTCGGTCGGGTGCGTTTCCTCCTCGCGGCTGCTGGGCATGTCCGGCGCGCAGCAGCATCGCAGGCTGCTGGCCCGGCACGGCGCGGTGCGCCTGCTGCTGGTGCTTGATACATATGACCAGCACGGGCAGGCCGTGATTGAGCATGTGACCCGTACACGCCTGCCCTTTACCCTCATGCCCGCAATGGGGGGGCTGCCGCTGGACCATGGGTGCCAGTCCTATTTCAGCCATGACGGCGTGATGATGTCGTTTCGCAACAGGCTGGACCACCCGCTGCACCGCGCGGGAAAGGTGGCGCTGGACCTGTTCGTGGCGTCACTGGTGCTGCTGGCCATACTGCCGGTTCTGGCCGTGGTTTACGCGCTGGTCCGGCTCGACGGTGGCCCCGCCATATTCGGGCATATGCGTATTGGCCGGGACGGACGCCCGTTCAGGTGCCTGAAGTTCCGCACCATGGCCGTCAACGCCGACGCCATCCTTGCGGACCTGCTGGCGCACGACCCGCAGGCGGCGGCTGAATGGGAAGCGACGCGCAAACTGACAGACGATCCACGCATCACCCCCATCGGGCGGCTCTTGCGCAAGACCAGCCTGGATGAGCTGCCGCAGGTCCTTAACGTGCTGCGGCTGGAAATGAGCCTGGTTGGCCCCCGCCCGATCGTAATGGCCGAGGAAGTCCATTACGGCAAGGACATGGCGTATTACACCGCGACACGCCCCGGCATTACCGGCCTGTGGCAGGTCAGCGGCCGTAGCGATACGTCCTATACCCGCCGCGTCCAGTTGGACAACTGGTACGTCCGCAACTGGAGCCTGTGGCGCGATGTCGTGATCCTGGTGAAGACCATACCCGCCGTGCTGGCGCAAAAAGGCGCCAGATAA